One window of the Doryrhamphus excisus isolate RoL2022-K1 chromosome 10, RoL_Dexc_1.0, whole genome shotgun sequence genome contains the following:
- the tmem115 gene encoding transmembrane protein 115 isoform X1 yields MNRYLPVARQHFLATLASTSVVVKAISALVVLLYLLSWAVNTSYSLGVTPGYLFPPNFWVWTLVTHGIVEQHFWGVAASVGTVMACGRLLEPLWGALELLIFFAVVNVSAGLLAGLSYLLTYVATFDLDFLFAVRIHGAAGFLGGVLVALKQTMGDTTVLRVPQVRFKAAPALVLLLLTLLRLSGLLENSAPLAAYSYGALSGWVYLRFYQRHSRGRGDMSDHFAFASFFPEALQPAVGLLAGIVHAALVKVKVCRKMVKRYDVGAPSSITISLPGTDPQDAERRRQLALKALNERLKRVEDQSTWPSMDDEDDDEDDEVRTDRQPLLPRDPPSSSSRSGGHVGMSLSSTTLSSMSQSTGAQSNPESSIISFEDAPSTS; encoded by the exons ATGAATCGTTACCTGCCTGTGGCGAGACAACACTTCCTGGCCACACTAGCCAGCACTAGTGTGGTTGTGAAGGCCATAAGTGCCCTGGTGGTTCTTCTCTACCTGCTCTCCTGGGCTGTGAACACATCGTATTCACTGGGGGTCACTCCGGGTTATCTATTTCCTCCTAACTTCTGGGTGTGGACACTGGTCACCCATGGGATCGTGGAGCAGCATTTTTGGGGTGTGGCGGCCAGTGTAGGGACGGTTATGGCCTGTGGGCGCCTGCTGGAGCCTTTGTGGGGTGCCCTGGAACTGCTGATCTTTTTTGCCGTGGTAAATGTATCTGCAGGCCTTCTAGCGGGCCTCTCCTACCTCCTCACCTACGTGGCCACATTTGACCTAGACTTCTTGTTTGCTGTCCGCATCCATGGAGCTGCTGGCTTCCTGGGAGGCGTCCTAGTGGCGCTGAAGCAGACTATGGGCGATACAACTGTTCTCAGAGTTCCACAG GTAAGATTCAAAGCCGCACCAGCGttggtcctcctcctcctgactTTATTGCGCCTCTCGGGTTTGCTGGAGAACTCGGCCCCCCTGGCCGCGTACAGCTACGGAGCCCTCTCCGGCTGGGTCTACCTGCGCTTCTACCAGAGGCACAGCCGGGGTCGTGGGGACATGTCGGACCACTTCGCTTTCGCAAGCTTCTTCCCCGAGGCGCTGCAGCCGGCGGTGGGTCTGCTGGCGGGGATAGTGCATGCCGCCCTGGTCAAGGTGAAGGTGTGTAGGAAGATGGTGAAGAGGTACGATGTGGGGGCACCATCATCTATCACTATCAGCCTACCAGGGACAGACCCTCAGGATGCAGAGAGGAGGAG GCAATTGGCCCTTAAGGCTCTGAACGAACGTCTAAAGCGTGTGGAGGACCAGTCCACCTGGCCCAGCATGGACGATGAAGACGACGACGAGGACGACGAGGTCAGAACGGACAGGCAGCCACTCCTCCCGCGTGACCCTCCCTCTTCTTCATCCAGATCGGGGGGACATGTCGGCATGTCCCTCTCCTCCACCACGTTGTCCTCCATGTCGCAGAGCACTGGAGCACAGTCCAACCCGGAGTCGAGCATCATCAGCTTTGAGGACGCACCGTCTACGTCATAA
- the tmem115 gene encoding transmembrane protein 115 isoform X2 — MNRYLPVARQHFLATLASTSVVVKAISALVVLLYLLSWAVNTSYSLGVTPGYLFPPNFWVWTLVTHGIVEQHFWGVAASVGTVMACGRLLEPLWGALELLIFFAVVNVSAGLLAGLSYLLTYVATFDLDFLFAVRIHGAAGFLGGVLVALKQTMGDTTVLRVPQNSAPLAAYSYGALSGWVYLRFYQRHSRGRGDMSDHFAFASFFPEALQPAVGLLAGIVHAALVKVKVCRKMVKRYDVGAPSSITISLPGTDPQDAERRRQLALKALNERLKRVEDQSTWPSMDDEDDDEDDEVRTDRQPLLPRDPPSSSSRSGGHVGMSLSSTTLSSMSQSTGAQSNPESSIISFEDAPSTS; from the exons ATGAATCGTTACCTGCCTGTGGCGAGACAACACTTCCTGGCCACACTAGCCAGCACTAGTGTGGTTGTGAAGGCCATAAGTGCCCTGGTGGTTCTTCTCTACCTGCTCTCCTGGGCTGTGAACACATCGTATTCACTGGGGGTCACTCCGGGTTATCTATTTCCTCCTAACTTCTGGGTGTGGACACTGGTCACCCATGGGATCGTGGAGCAGCATTTTTGGGGTGTGGCGGCCAGTGTAGGGACGGTTATGGCCTGTGGGCGCCTGCTGGAGCCTTTGTGGGGTGCCCTGGAACTGCTGATCTTTTTTGCCGTGGTAAATGTATCTGCAGGCCTTCTAGCGGGCCTCTCCTACCTCCTCACCTACGTGGCCACATTTGACCTAGACTTCTTGTTTGCTGTCCGCATCCATGGAGCTGCTGGCTTCCTGGGAGGCGTCCTAGTGGCGCTGAAGCAGACTATGGGCGATACAACTGTTCTCAGAGTTCCACAG AACTCGGCCCCCCTGGCCGCGTACAGCTACGGAGCCCTCTCCGGCTGGGTCTACCTGCGCTTCTACCAGAGGCACAGCCGGGGTCGTGGGGACATGTCGGACCACTTCGCTTTCGCAAGCTTCTTCCCCGAGGCGCTGCAGCCGGCGGTGGGTCTGCTGGCGGGGATAGTGCATGCCGCCCTGGTCAAGGTGAAGGTGTGTAGGAAGATGGTGAAGAGGTACGATGTGGGGGCACCATCATCTATCACTATCAGCCTACCAGGGACAGACCCTCAGGATGCAGAGAGGAGGAG GCAATTGGCCCTTAAGGCTCTGAACGAACGTCTAAAGCGTGTGGAGGACCAGTCCACCTGGCCCAGCATGGACGATGAAGACGACGACGAGGACGACGAGGTCAGAACGGACAGGCAGCCACTCCTCCCGCGTGACCCTCCCTCTTCTTCATCCAGATCGGGGGGACATGTCGGCATGTCCCTCTCCTCCACCACGTTGTCCTCCATGTCGCAGAGCACTGGAGCACAGTCCAACCCGGAGTCGAGCATCATCAGCTTTGAGGACGCACCGTCTACGTCATAA